In the Arthrobacter sp. CDRTa11 genome, GAGGACCTGATCCACAAGGCCACCGGAGGTTGGCTGCGCGAGGCCGGCCGCAGCGACATGCCCCGGCTGCTGGAATTCCTTGACGCACACGCCGCCACGATGCCGCGGACAGCCTTGCGCTACGCGATAGAACACCTGGACAAGCCGGAGCGGGACCACTACATGAGGCTTAAAACTGCCTGACGCCGCCGGCTGTCATAGCGCCAGTGCGCACCAGCGCCTGGTGATTGCTGCCGTCGTGGGGCACTTTGGCGTGGATCAGGGCTTGCAGTCGCTCAAAACGCGGCGTGTCCGTGTCAATGTGCCCCGTTTCGGCTGCGGGGTGCCTGGGACACAGCAGAGCCCGACGGCGGGACTCGCCGTCGGGCTCGTGATGTTCAGTTTTGGGAAGCCTGCGCTAGCGGGTGCTGCCCGAGAGCAGGCCGCGGCTGCGCAGGAGGCGCTTCTCGATCGGTGCGAAGACCAGCAGTTCGATCAGGATGCCAACGGCGAGGATCAGCAGGATCGCGGACATCACCACGGTCATGTCGGACAGCAGGCGGCCCTGGTCCAGCAGCGAGCCGAGGCCGAAGCCGATGGTTCCGCCCACCGCGATGATTTCAGCGGCCATGAGGGAGCGCCAGGAGAACGCCCAGCCCTGCTTGAGCCCGCCCAGGTAGCCCGGCAGCGCCGCGGGAAGGATGATCTGCAGCGCCATTTGGAGCCGTGATGCGCCCAGGACGGTGCCCACACGGCGGTACTGCGGCGGGATCTGGTCCACGCCGGAAATCAGGCCGTTGATGATGGACGGGATGGCACCCATCAGCACCACGAAGTACACGGTGGCATCCGTCAGGCCGAACCAGATGATGGCGGCCGGCACCCACGCCACGGACGGCAGCACCTGCAAGCCGGAAATCAGCGGCCCGAACGCGCGCCGCAGCGGAGCCACCTGGGACAACAGCAGCCCCACCGGTGTGGCGACGGCAACACTGATCAGGAAGCCCACCAGGCCGCGCTGAAGCGAGGTCCAGACAGCTTCCTGCAGCTTCCCCTCGCCCCACAGCACGCCAACCTGCCCCAGCACATCCAGCGGCCCGGGAACGAGGTCCCGCCGCTTGACGCCGAGCGACACGTAGAACTGCCAGACGAGGATCAGCACCACCAGGGCGGCGATCGGCAGGAGCACACGGCTCCAGTCAATCCGGGCCTTGCGGGCGGCGTCGGACTGGAGGGAATCAAGGCCAGATTCGAGCTCGCGAAGATCCTCATGCCCGGTGGAGGATCGGGTCAGCGCGGCGGTGATGTGCCTGGTTTCTGCCGGTTCAGCAGGTGCGGGTGCGGGTTCCGTGGAACTGGCCTCGGCGAGTGGAGTGGGGTTACTTGGCATGGCGGCGAATCTCCTCCCGCAGCCGGGCTGTGATGACCCCGGTCAGCTGTCCGGCAAGCCCGGCGTCGGTTCGGTGTTCCTCGGTGACGGCCCATTCCTGGACCACGCGGCCCGGACGGGAGGACAGCAGCAGCACGCGCTGGCCCAGCCGGACGGCCTCGCGGACGTTGTGGGTGACAAAAACGATGGTGCGCCCGGTTTCCTTCCAGATGCGCTCCAGCTCGTCGTGGAGGAGGTCGCGGGTAATGGCGTCCAGGGCCGCGAACGGCTCGTCCATGAGCAGCAGCTGCCGGTCCTGCGCGAGGGAACGGGCCAGTGCCACGCGCTGGCGCATGCCGCCGGACAGCTCGTGCGGCCGCTTGTCGCCCGCGCCGCCGAGGTGGACCAAGTCCAGGAGTTCGTCGGCCTTGACGCGCCGGTCGGCCTTGCCCACGCCGCGCAGCTTCAGTGCGAGCTCGATGTTCTCCCGGGCCGTCAGCCAAGGGAAGAGGGCGGCGTCCTGGAACATAAAGGCCGCGCCGTCGCTGGGTACTTCAAGAGCGCCCGACGTCGGGACCTCCAGTCCCGCCATGATGTTCAGCAGGGTGGACTTGCCGCAGCCGGAGGCTCCGAGGAGGGCCACGAACTCGCCCTTCCCAATGTTGGCGTTGACGTCGTCCAGCACCGGGGCGCCGTCGCCGAAGCGCTTGCCCAGGTTTTCCAGTACGACTGGCATGGTCCCGTCCTTACGTTGATGGTTGATGCTGCAAAGCTGCGGTTTAGTCGTCCCCGAGGCCGGCGGCCGAGATGGACTCACCCGTCACTTCGTTCAAGGCTTTGAGGTCAAAGAGGCCGTTGATGTCGGCCTGTTTGGTGGTGCCGGCCTCCACCCCGTCCTTGAGGAGCTTGGGGTAGGTTCCGGCCAGCGGATCCACGGTGAACACGATGTTGGCCAGGGACCTTTCGATGACGTCGGCCGGGAGTGCGGCGCCGGCCGACTCCTGCAGCGCGGCGTTGATGACAGCGGTCTTCTCCGCGGCAGGGGCCTCATTGAGCCATGCCACCGATTCTGCGTGGCCTTTCAGCAGCGCCTTCACGGTGTCCGGGTGCTCGGCCGCGAACGTCCTGTTCACGATCAGGATGGTGGTGGGAAACTCGCCGGGCTTGCCGGAGGCCGAACCGTCCCAGAGGTCCTTTTCGTCCACCAGCACCTTGGCTCCGGCCTGGAGCACCAGCCGGGACGCCCACGGCTCAGGCAGCCACGCGCCGTCGAGCTTTCCGTCCTGGAACAGCTTGAGCGTCTGGGCGTTCTCGGTGGGGTTGATCAGGACATCGCCGCTGCCGTCCACGTTGGTTTTGTAGCCCTGCGAGCCCAGCCAGGCGCGCAGCGCCACGTCCTGGGTGCCGCCGAGCTGCGGGGAGGCGAGGGTCTTGCCCTTGAGGTCCGCAGCCGAGTTGATCTCAGGCCGGACCACCAGCTGGGCACCACCGGCGGCTGCACCGGCGATGATGCTGACCGATTCACCCTTGCTCTTGACAAAGGAGTTGATGGCCGGATTGGGGCCGATGTACGCAGCGTCGATGGCGCCTGCGTTCAGGGCCTCAATGGCGGCGGGTCCGGCGTTGAAGGTCTCCGTGCTGAGGGCGGTGCTGCCCAGGTTCTTGGCCAGGAAGCCCTGCTTGAGGCCCACCAGCGCTGGCGCGTGGGTCAGGTTTCCGAAGTAGCCCAGCTTGAGCTCGGCTGCCGGGGTGGGCGGCGGGGTGGCAGCGGCGGCGTCGGTATTGCGGGAGACGGTGGAAGCCACCACGGCACCTGCGGCGATCAGAAGGACCAGTCCGATGGCGAGGGCGGCCTCGATGGCACGCTTGCGCTTGGGCACCGCGCTTTCGCCTGCCACGATGCGAATCATCCCGGGCTTGGAACTAGTCATTGGTTCACCATAGGGAGTCACGTAAACCCGGTTCAATGAAGCGGAAACGGGGGGTCACGCGCGTTCATCTAGCGTCATATTCGCCGGACTTGGCCCGCCATATCCCGCGCAGCGTCAATTGCCCTTGACGTTGACCAACTGGCGGAGCTTGTGCCGGACCGTGACCAGGTCAGCCGCGTCCCTCATGACGACGTCGATGGGTTTGTAGGCCGCCGGGATTTCGTCGATGAAGGCCTCCGTGGCGCGGAATTCGATACCGCGCATGGCCTTCTTCAACTCCTCGAGGGAGAACGTTTTGCGGGCGGCATTTCTAGAATATTCGCGCCCGGCGCCGTGGGGTGAGGAGTTCAGCGACACGGGATTGCCCAGGCCCTCCACCACGTACGACGCCGTCCCCATGGATCCGGGAATCAGGCCGGGATCGCCGTGCTCGGCTTTGATGGCGCCCTTGCGGGACACCCAGACGGACCTCCCGTAGTGCGTTTCCTGCTGGGTGAAGTTGTGGTGGCAGTTGATCCGCTCCTGCTCCTTGACCGGTCCGCCCACCCAGGTGCTGAACCGGGTGATGACGCGGTCCATCATTTCTTCGCGGTTCAGCAGGGCGAAATGCTGGGCCCACCGCAGCTCCTCGATGTAGCGGCTGAACTGTGGCGTGCCCTCCTCAAGGTAGGCAAGGTCCGGATCTGGAAGCGTAATCTGCCTTTTCCGGGTCAGGTTCTGCGCGACGCCGATGTGGTGCTGCGCGATCTTGTTGCCCACGCCCCGCGAGCCGGAGTGCAGGAACAGCCAGACGGCGTCGGTCTCGTCGGCGCACACCTCGATGAAGTGGTTTCCGGATCCCAGCGAGCCAAGCTGCAGCTCCCAGTTGGCCACATACTGGGCAGGGCTGAATCCGGCCTTGGCGGCCAGCTTGGACAGTTCGGCAACGCGGGGCTCTGCGGTGGCCTGGACCTTGCGGTTGTTGTGTCCGGCCGAGAGCGGGATGGCGCGTTCGATGTTCTCCCGCAGCCGCTTCCTGTCCTTCGGCAGGTCCGTCAGCGAGTACTGGGTCCGGACGGCGATCATTCCGCAGCCGATGTCCACCCCCACCGCCGCGGGGATGATGGCGCGTTCGGTAGGGATCACGGACCCCACGGTGGCGCCTTTGCCCAGGTGCGCGTCCGGCATCAGCGCCAGGTGCGGGTAGATGAACGGCAGCCGCGACGTCGCCAGGGCCTGCTCACGGGTTTTGGCATCCAGGATGGAGGCCCAGTTGATGAGTTTGCTGTTGATCTGTTCCACGGCGTGCCCTCCCACTCACGATGATGGTGGGGCGGCCGCCGCGAGGCAAGGGCCGCCGTCGAACCTGGCCACACGCCACAGACGGCTCTGCCCCGCATAACCGGTGTGGGACCGGTATTTATCAAGCTGTTTGTGACAGCCGGGTGGTTTGTTTGTTGTTGATGCCCGCTGTGAGTGGGACTCCTGGCGCGGCGGGCCTGTGTCGGTATCGGTGTGGGTTGCGGGCGTAGCAGGTATCGAGTGTGTCTTGGCGTTGCTGGCGTGCTTGCCGGACGAGTCCATGGTGGACGGTGTCCGGGGTGTAGTAGTTCAGGCCGCTGTGGCGGTGGTGGGTGTTGTAGCCGGTGAAGAACGCCGCCATGTGGTCCCGTGCGTGCTGCAGATCTTGGAACCGGCGGGGGAAGTCCAGGTCGTATTTCACGGTTTTGAACAAGGCCTCTGAATAGGGGTTGTCGTCAGAGACCCGTGGCCGGGAGTAGGACAAAGTGATGCCCAAGGCGCGGGCCAGGTCCAACGTCGTGGCTGCCCGCATCGGCGCCCCGTTGTCGGCATGGATCACGGCGGGCCGGTGATTGTTGTCGGCGACGGCGTCCCTGATAAGTGCTGAGGCAAGGGCGGCCGTTTCGGTGTATTCGACGCGGTGACCGACGACCTTGCGGGAGAACACGTCCATGATTGTGTAGAGCTTGTAGGTGTGTTTGCCGGGGCCGTGGAGCGTGGTGATGTCCCAGCTCCAGAGCTGGTTCGGAGCCGTCGCAGCGTGGACTGGTTTGGCTCTTTTGGGCCCGGTGCCGGTGCGTTGTTCGCGGCGGTCTCCGTTCTGCCCATGCCGGGCCACGATCCGGTGCGCTGCGGCGATCGAGAACGGGCAGTAACCCGCGTCCAGCATCCGGTAATAGGCCTGTGTGACCGAAAGGTTCCCGTATTCCTCGGAATTAAGCAGTCCCATGAACTCGTCGGACTCGGCCGTGGTGATCCGGTTCGGGTAGTCACGGTCGACATGCGGAACGGTGATCCCGGCCAGGCCGGGAGGATTCTGATGCCGGTACCAGGCGGTGCGGTGCACGCCAACCAGGGCGCAGGCTTTGACCGCTGACCAGCCGGCCGTGACCAGGTTCCGGGCGAAGGTCAGGGCGATGTCTTTCCAGGCTTTGGCATCAACCACTCCGGACGCCCCGGCTCCGGCTCCTCCAGTTGCGGTTCGGTCGCCGCCGCGCTCTTGGCCATGGCGTCCAAGAGCGCGGAAGCTTTTCCCAAGATGTCCACCGCGGCCTCGGACCTGGCCAGCTTGGCCTTGAGAATCTCGTTCTCCTTCAGAACGCGTTTGAGTTGCTTCTTATCGCCTGCATTCAATCGCGGATCCTTCCATCTTGAATCGGCCGGCAGATCACCGGATTCCCGGTCGATTGCCCACTCTCGGATGGTCTCGGCCTTGACTCCGACCGCCCTCGCAAGGGCGGTCTTGGAGCCTAGCTCAAGGCACTTTTCGTTCTCATCCAGAATCGCGTTTTTCTCGTCAACAGTGAAGCGACGATTCGACTGACGGACCGGAATAACAAAATCCATAAGGGACCTTCCCCGTCCCATATGTCTCCTCCGGTGCAAACAGAAAACCTGTCACACAAGAGCCTGACACACAGGGGGACAACACCGTTCGTGCGGGGCAGGGCCGTTCGTGCGGGAACTAGATGGAGTAGCGCTCGTCCTCGTGGTCGCCCGGGTGGTCCTTGATCAGGCCGGCGGCCAGCGTGTTGCCGTCCAGCGGGTCGATCACCAGGAACGCGCCGGTGCGGCGGTGGTGCGTGTAGTTCTCCAGCGGCAGCGGGGCGGAGAGCCGGAGCTGCGCGTGGCCGATGTCGTTCAGCTCAAGGCTTGACGTGGCTTCAAGTTTGAACGACGCCAGGTCCAGCTTGCCGCTGACGTTGCGGACCAGCGCCTGCACGGTGCGGGTGCCGTGCTTGACCAGCACCTTGGCGCCTTCCCGCAGCGGCTTCGGTGAGAGCCAGCACAGGGCAGCGTACAGGTCGGCCGACGATTCGCGGACGGTCCCGGCGGCGGCAATGGTGTCGCCGCGCGCGACGTCGAACTCGTCGGCCAGGCGGATGGCCACAGACTGCGGGGCGGCGGCTTCCTGGAGCGAGGCTCCGGCGAAGTCGATGCCCACCACGGTGGTGGTGCGGGGGCCCTGGCCGGGGGTCAGCACAGAAACCTTGTCCCCCACCTTGACGGAGCCCTCGGTGATCTGGCCGGCGTACGCGCGGTAGTCGCGGTAGGCCTCCACATCCAGGCCGGCAGCAACGGCGTCGGGAGCCAGCGCACCCTGCGGCCGGACCACCAGCTGCACGGGGAACCGGAAGCTCTCCAGCTGGGTGTCGATCTCGTCGGCGGCCGGCAGGGTCTCCAGGACCTCCAGCAGGGCGGGACCGTCATACCAGGGGGTGCGCTCGGAGCGCTCCACCACGTTGTCGCCGTCGAGCGCGGACACGGGGATGACCAGCAGGTCATCGATGTGGTCCGCGGTGCCCAGTTCGGCGGAACCGATGCCCAGCTCGCGCGCCACCCGCTGCACGTCGGCCTGGATTTCGCGGAACACGGACTCGCTGAAGTCCACCAGGTCGATCTTGTTCACAGCCACGATCACGTGCGCCACGCGGAGCAGCTGCAGCACGGACAGGTGCCGGCGGGTCTGCTCCAGGACACCCTTGCGGGCGTCAATGAGTACGACGACGGCATCCGCGGTGGATGCGCCGGTCACCGTGTTCTTGGTGTACTGCACGTGCCCGGGGCAGTCGGCCAGGATGAAGCTGCGCTGGTCCGTGGCGAAGTAGCGGTAGGCCACATCGATGGTGATGCCCTGCTCGCGCTCGGCGCGGAGGCCGTCGGTCAGGAGGGCGAGGTCAATCGCCTGGGTCCCGGTGGCGCCCGCGCCGCCGAAGCCGCGGTCCGCTGAGGTGCGGGCAACGGCGTCGAGCTGGTCGGCCAGGATCGCCTTGGAGTCGTGCAGGAGGCGGCCCACCAAAGTGGACTTGCCGTCGTCGACCGATCCTGCGGTGGCGAAGCGGAACAGGGTGGTGGGCAGGGCTGTTTCCAGCTCGGCGGCCAGGAGTGAAGTCTCGGTGCTCATTTAGAAGTAACCATCCTTCTTGCGGTCTTCCATGGCTGCCTCGGAGATGCGGTCATCTGCACGGGTGGCACCACGTTCGGTGATGGTGGAGGCGGCAACTTCAATCACAACGTCGCTCACGGTGGCTGCGGCCGATTCAACGGCACCGGTGCAGGACATGTCCCCCACGGTGCGGTAGCGGACCGTTTTGATGATGACTTCCTCGTGCGGCAGCGGCTGGGAAACCTCGCCCACCGCACGCCACATGCCGTCGCGGGCAAACACTTCGCGGTTGTGGGCGTAGTACAGGCCCGGCAGCTCGATGTTCTCGCGTTCGATGTAGCGCCAGATGTCCAGCTCGGTCCAGTTGCTGATGGGGAATGCCCGGACGTGCTGGCCCACGGTGTGGCGGCCGTTGTACAGGTTCCACAGCTCGGGGCGCTGGTTGCGGGGATCCCACTGGCCGAACTCGTCGCGGAGGCTCAGGATGCGCTCCTTGGCGCGGGCCTTGTCCTCGTCACGGCGGCCGCCGCCGAAGACGGCGTCGAACTTGTTCTGCTGGATGGCGTCCAGCAGCGGGACGGTCTGCAGCGGGTTGCGGGTGCCGTCGGCGCGCTCGGCCAGTTCGCCGCGGTCAATGAACTCCTGGACGGAGCCGACGACGAGCTTCAGTCCCAGCCGCTCCACCGTCCGGTCGCGGAAGTCGATGACCTCGGGGAAGTTGTGGCCGGTGTCCACGTGCAGCACGGGGAACGGAACCTTGCCGGGCCAGAACGCCTTGGTGGCCAGGTGCAGCATCACCACGGAGTCCTTGCCGCCGGAGAACAGCAGCGCGGGCTTCTCGAACTCGGCAACAACCTCACGGATGATGTGGATGGCCTCGGACTCAAGCGTGTCCAGGCTGGAGAGCCGGGTTGAAACGGCAGCGTCGGTCACCTGGGTGGGCTCCTCGGTTAGGAAAGTGCTCATACGTGTAGTCCGCATTCTGTCTTGTCGGTCCCTGCCCAGCGGCCGGCGCGGGGGTCGTCTCCCGGCGCCACCTTCCGGGTGCAGGGCTGGCAGCCAATGGAGGGGTAACCCTGGGAAAGCAGCGGGTTCACGGGCAGGAGGTTGTCATCGGAGTACTGCACCAGCTGGTCGAACGTCCAGGCCGCCACCGGGTTGACCTTGACCAGGCCGTTGGCCTCGTCCCAGGTGACCAGCGGTGTGTTGGTGCGGGTGGGTGACTCGTCGCGGCGGACGCCGGTGAACCACAGCTCGTAGCCGGCCAGGGTACGGCGCAGCGGGGCAACTTTGCGGAGGGCGCAGCACTGGGCGGCGTCGCGGGCGAAGAGGTCCTTGCCCAGGAGCCGGTCCTGCTGTTCCACGGTGTTCTCCGGGAGCACGTCCACCACGTTGACGCGGAGGTTTGCTGCCACCTCGTCCCGAGTGGCGTAGGTCTCCGGGAAGTGGTAGCCGGTCTCCAGGAACAGGACGTCGACGCCGGGCATCTGGTCAGCAACCAGGGCCGGGAGGACTGAGTCGGCCATGGAGCAGGCGACGGCCACTGCGGACAGGTCGAAGTTGCGCTCCACCCAGGCGATGACGTCGCGGGCAGGCGCGTCCCAGCCGAGCTCGGCAGCGCCGGATTCAGCCAGCGCCTTGAGCTCGTCCTTGCTGCGGAGGGCAGGCGCCGCGGCGCCTGCCACTGATTGAGTTTCGCTCATTGCAGGTCCCCCTCGTCCGCTGCGTGTGCCCACTCGGCAAACGTCTGGTTCTCGGAGCGCTTCGCCACAAAGGAGCGGACAACCCGCTCCACGTAGTCCGGCAGGTCCTCGACGTAAACCTTGAGCCCGCGGACGGTGCGTCCCAGGCCGGCCTCTTCCCGGTCGGTGGAAGCCAGCCCGCCGCCCAGGTGGACCTGGAAGCCGGGGGTGGGGTCGCCGTCGGGCGTTGGCAGCATCATGCCCTTGAGGCCGATGTCCGCGGTCTGGATGCGGGCGCAGGAGTTGGGGCAGCCGTTGATGTGCAGGGACAGCGCGTGCGGAAGTTCGCCGGACGCGGCGAGGTCGGCCAGGCGGCGTTCCAGTTCGGCGACCGCGGTGGCGGCGGTGACCTTGGTTTCCACGATGGCCAGCTTGCAGTATTCGA is a window encoding:
- a CDS encoding ABC transporter permease, whose amino-acid sequence is MPSNPTPLAEASSTEPAPAPAEPAETRHITAALTRSSTGHEDLRELESGLDSLQSDAARKARIDWSRVLLPIAALVVLILVWQFYVSLGVKRRDLVPGPLDVLGQVGVLWGEGKLQEAVWTSLQRGLVGFLISVAVATPVGLLLSQVAPLRRAFGPLISGLQVLPSVAWVPAAIIWFGLTDATVYFVVLMGAIPSIINGLISGVDQIPPQYRRVGTVLGASRLQMALQIILPAALPGYLGGLKQGWAFSWRSLMAAEIIAVGGTIGFGLGSLLDQGRLLSDMTVVMSAILLILAVGILIELLVFAPIEKRLLRSRGLLSGSTR
- a CDS encoding ABC transporter ATP-binding protein; amino-acid sequence: MPVVLENLGKRFGDGAPVLDDVNANIGKGEFVALLGASGCGKSTLLNIMAGLEVPTSGALEVPSDGAAFMFQDAALFPWLTARENIELALKLRGVGKADRRVKADELLDLVHLGGAGDKRPHELSGGMRQRVALARSLAQDRQLLLMDEPFAALDAITRDLLHDELERIWKETGRTIVFVTHNVREAVRLGQRVLLLSSRPGRVVQEWAVTEEHRTDAGLAGQLTGVITARLREEIRRHAK
- a CDS encoding ABC transporter substrate-binding protein, which produces MIRIVAGESAVPKRKRAIEAALAIGLVLLIAAGAVVASTVSRNTDAAAATPPPTPAAELKLGYFGNLTHAPALVGLKQGFLAKNLGSTALSTETFNAGPAAIEALNAGAIDAAYIGPNPAINSFVKSKGESVSIIAGAAAGGAQLVVRPEINSAADLKGKTLASPQLGGTQDVALRAWLGSQGYKTNVDGSGDVLINPTENAQTLKLFQDGKLDGAWLPEPWASRLVLQAGAKVLVDEKDLWDGSASGKPGEFPTTILIVNRTFAAEHPDTVKALLKGHAESVAWLNEAPAAEKTAVINAALQESAGAALPADVIERSLANIVFTVDPLAGTYPKLLKDGVEAGTTKQADINGLFDLKALNEVTGESISAAGLGDD
- a CDS encoding RtcB family protein, translated to MEQINSKLINWASILDAKTREQALATSRLPFIYPHLALMPDAHLGKGATVGSVIPTERAIIPAAVGVDIGCGMIAVRTQYSLTDLPKDRKRLRENIERAIPLSAGHNNRKVQATAEPRVAELSKLAAKAGFSPAQYVANWELQLGSLGSGNHFIEVCADETDAVWLFLHSGSRGVGNKIAQHHIGVAQNLTRKRQITLPDPDLAYLEEGTPQFSRYIEELRWAQHFALLNREEMMDRVITRFSTWVGGPVKEQERINCHHNFTQQETHYGRSVWVSRKGAIKAEHGDPGLIPGSMGTASYVVEGLGNPVSLNSSPHGAGREYSRNAARKTFSLEELKKAMRGIEFRATEAFIDEIPAAYKPIDVVMRDAADLVTVRHKLRQLVNVKGN
- a CDS encoding IS3 family transposase → MVDAKAWKDIALTFARNLVTAGWSAVKACALVGVHRTAWYRHQNPPGLAGITVPHVDRDYPNRITTAESDEFMGLLNSEEYGNLSVTQAYYRMLDAGYCPFSIAAAHRIVARHGQNGDRREQRTGTGPKRAKPVHAATAPNQLWSWDITTLHGPGKHTYKLYTIMDVFSRKVVGHRVEYTETAALASALIRDAVADNNHRPAVIHADNGAPMRAATTLDLARALGITLSYSRPRVSDDNPYSEALFKTVKYDLDFPRRFQDLQHARDHMAAFFTGYNTHHRHSGLNYYTPDTVHHGLVRQARQQRQDTLDTCYARNPHRYRHRPAAPGVPLTAGINNKQTTRLSQTA
- a CDS encoding sulfate adenylyltransferase subunit 1 produces the protein MSTETSLLAAELETALPTTLFRFATAGSVDDGKSTLVGRLLHDSKAILADQLDAVARTSADRGFGGAGATGTQAIDLALLTDGLRAEREQGITIDVAYRYFATDQRSFILADCPGHVQYTKNTVTGASTADAVVVLIDARKGVLEQTRRHLSVLQLLRVAHVIVAVNKIDLVDFSESVFREIQADVQRVARELGIGSAELGTADHIDDLLVIPVSALDGDNVVERSERTPWYDGPALLEVLETLPAADEIDTQLESFRFPVQLVVRPQGALAPDAVAAGLDVEAYRDYRAYAGQITEGSVKVGDKVSVLTPGQGPRTTTVVGIDFAGASLQEAAAPQSVAIRLADEFDVARGDTIAAAGTVRESSADLYAALCWLSPKPLREGAKVLVKHGTRTVQALVRNVSGKLDLASFKLEATSSLELNDIGHAQLRLSAPLPLENYTHHRRTGAFLVIDPLDGNTLAAGLIKDHPGDHEDERYSI
- the cysD gene encoding sulfate adenylyltransferase subunit CysD; the protein is MSTFLTEEPTQVTDAAVSTRLSSLDTLESEAIHIIREVVAEFEKPALLFSGGKDSVVMLHLATKAFWPGKVPFPVLHVDTGHNFPEVIDFRDRTVERLGLKLVVGSVQEFIDRGELAERADGTRNPLQTVPLLDAIQQNKFDAVFGGGRRDEDKARAKERILSLRDEFGQWDPRNQRPELWNLYNGRHTVGQHVRAFPISNWTELDIWRYIERENIELPGLYYAHNREVFARDGMWRAVGEVSQPLPHEEVIIKTVRYRTVGDMSCTGAVESAAATVSDVVIEVAASTITERGATRADDRISEAAMEDRKKDGYF
- a CDS encoding phosphoadenylyl-sulfate reductase; translation: MSETQSVAGAAAPALRSKDELKALAESGAAELGWDAPARDVIAWVERNFDLSAVAVACSMADSVLPALVADQMPGVDVLFLETGYHFPETYATRDEVAANLRVNVVDVLPENTVEQQDRLLGKDLFARDAAQCCALRKVAPLRRTLAGYELWFTGVRRDESPTRTNTPLVTWDEANGLVKVNPVAAWTFDQLVQYSDDNLLPVNPLLSQGYPSIGCQPCTRKVAPGDDPRAGRWAGTDKTECGLHV